From Aedes albopictus strain Foshan chromosome 1, AalbF5, whole genome shotgun sequence, one genomic window encodes:
- the LOC115269572 gene encoding uncharacterized protein LOC115269572 has protein sequence MLFLVVFGGLLLIQDAWSEDSPQFCTRASCNTYQDINRLHCHNNPARFCQCRPTADNGWELQVMPCPEPETVFSLRHQVCVHPSMRDQRDCPTEDVLDPGCDEVPCNTYEEINTLSCHSEAKRFCQCRPVSIQKDDPNKGVFKPISMPCAEGTLFNFRLQTCSREELWTNTCP, from the exons ATGTTGTTCCTCGTAG TTTTCGGCGGTCTCCTCCTGATCCAGGACGCTTGGTCTGAGGATAGTCCGCAGTTCTGCACCAGGGCCAGCTGCAACACATACCAAGATATCAACAGACTCCACTGCCACAATAATCCAGCCCGATTTTGCCAGTGCCGTCCAACCGCAGACAATGGCTGGGAACTCCAGGTGATGCCCTGTCCAGAACCGGAAACCGTGTTCAGCTTACGTCATCAGGTTTGCGTCCATCCGTCGATGCGGGATCAACGCGACTGTCCCACAGAGGATGTCCTCGATCCTGGCTGCGATGAGGTTCCCTGCAACACCTACGAGGAGATCAATACCCTGTCGTGCCATTCGGAGGCGAAACGGTTCTGCCAGTGTAGACCGGTGTCGATCCAGAAGGACGATCCCAATAAGGGGGTGTTCAAACCGATATCCATGCCTTGCGCCGAGGGAACTTTGTTCAATTTTAGACTGCAGACGTGCTCGCGGGAAGAGTTGTGGACCAATACTTGTCCTTGA